Genomic window (Mus caroli chromosome 14, CAROLI_EIJ_v1.1, whole genome shotgun sequence):
CTTCAGAATTCCCAGGGAGATCACAGGAGTCAAGGAAAGCAAGGAAGGGTGGCACAACTCTGAACTTGTGAAGTCCCCTCAGACTGGGGGAATTGGTGCTGGGCGGGGCTCCACTAACAACTGAGAGCTGAGATGTCTTGAGACACACCCCCAATATGGGAGGATGTCTGTCCTAACCACTCGAGAGAGGAAGCAAAAACAGGACAGATTGCAACAGCCACTACACTTCCTTCATATCCTGCTCTTGGGACACGGCGACCAGCAGAATGAAGCTTGACTGTGGAGAGGTGCCCTAGCGGAGGGATGTCTGCCACAGTCCAGGCAACCGCAGAGGTAACTCTAACTCTTGCTCTTTTTCTCAGGGCAGAAGTGAATGAGgtccctccctttccttcagtGGTATCTGATGCACACACTCCTAAGAGGGCTATGGTCCTCCTTCTGCCTCAATAACTTTCTCCTAAGTTGTAGATACTTCTTAGGCCTTCATggttaaaattctttaaaacacacacaacacacacacacacacacacacacacaacacacacacacatgcacacagtattCTAGAGGCTTTTATATGGTGTGGAAAACTTCTTGGCTCTGACTCAAATTTGCCTGAATCAGCAGTGGTTGTCAATAGGTACTGGAGAGACCAATGCGCAGGTCCTAGGAGGAGTTCTAAGAAGTTAGCCTACCCTGACCTGGCTTCTCCACTCTTTGGAATGCAGCGTGCTGCCACTTCTGAGTTTCGGCCCCAAGAAGGAAACAGGAGGGTCAGAGACCACAGACTGAGAAAACGCCTCTCCTGAACACGGTCGGTCGGCTGTGGCTTCCTTCACCTCTACTTTAACTACTTAGGAAGGACGCTGGAGTTCTGCATCTTCAGGCAGTTCTCCGCCAGCACCAGAGGCCAGTCAGCTGCTGTTGACTCACACTTCCTCACTTTCTGGACTTTTCAGGGTCCAGCCTGGTTCTGAAACCCTTCCCTAAAATGACTTGTTTTGTTCTAGGGTAGGAGCtcagtgcatgcatgcatggatttgcatttcttcagaaaagagtagcTGATGTGCATCGCCAGCCTTTCTGCAGAAGGATTTACCAGGGGCTATCATGGGCTCTGTGAATTCCAGAGGTCACAAGGCAGAGGCCCAGGTGGTAATGATGGGCCTCGACTCTGCTGGCAAGACCACAATCCTGTACAAACTGAAAGGAAACCAGCTGGTGGATACCCTACCCACTGTTGGTTTTAATGTAGAGCCTCTTGAGGCTCCTGGACATGTGTCACTGACTCTCTGGGACATTGGGGGACAGGCCCAGCTCAGAGCTACCTGGAAGGACTACCTGGAAGGCATCGACCTCCTTGTGTATGTGCTGGACAGCACAGATGAAGCCCGCTTGCCTGAGGCAGTGGCTGAGCTCAAGGAAGTCCTGGAAGACCCCAACATGGCCGGTGTCCCCTTCTTGGTACTGGCCAACAAGCAGGAGGCTCCTGGTGCTCTGCCGTTGCTTGAAATCAGAAACAGGCTAGGCCTGGAAGGGTTCCAAAAGCATTGCTGGGAGCTACGGGCTTGCAGCGCTCTCACAGGACAGGGGCTGCGGGAAGCCCTGCAGAGCCTGCTGCATTTGCTGAAGTCCCGCTAAAATGCAGTAACCTCTGACTCCAGGCTGGAGCAGGACAGGGAGCAGGGTCAGGCGGACCCCGTGAGTGGGCAGAACAGCTTATCCTGGCTTCTATGAACAGAGGGGGCCAGTTGAACCTTGAGAAAGTGAAGCTCAGTTTACCACATGAGAAACCACGATTCTCTTGGAcagaatattttcttctcagtGGCAGTTATGCTGAAAATCAACTGTTCTTCAAGTAACAATAGTCAGAGGGAATATAAAAATTCTCACAATACCCCGGGTGACAGCCCACTACCAAGTGTCAATGTAACAAAGGTGGTGACATAGTAATTGACCAAGTTCACAAATGAAAAGAGGTTCCAAAACTGCATCTGAGTGTCACCTGGCCTATCCCTGTCATCTGAGTGTCACTGGGCCTAGTACTGTCATCAGGAGCAACTCTTCCTGCTGGGCTCTGGGCAGGAGCCACTGTCACTTTTGTATACTTAGCTGGGCTGACAGCTGAGGGGCAGGTCTGCTCCCAGGATGCTGCAGGAATCCTCCCAGAATTCCCCCTGTTCTCCAACTCCGACTAACTTTTCTCTGCCCTACATCATATGttgtaaaaaagtaaaataaaactccACTTATAATCTCCTTttctgcatgagtgtgtgtgtgtatgtgtgtgtgtatgtgtgtgtatgtgtgtatgtgtatatgtgtgtgtatgtgtgtgaatgtgtgtgtgtgtatgtgtgtgtgtgtatgtgtgtgtggggagcaGCAAATATATCTCTTCCATcctcaaatgaataaatattttaaacaatgtcTTCCATCAGATCAAGCCTGGGATATAGCTCAGCGAGTGAATGCACGAAGTTTTGGATTCAATCTCTAACACTGGATTGAGGGTGCAGGAAGTGTAAGGAAAAGCAGTGcctgcctacaatcccagcatttgggagtcagagaTTCGAGGAGCTGcaagttaaaacaacaacaataataaaatagattaGATGAGTTGGTTTTAATGGAAAATATGTAGAGAGTGagagtgttgtggatagccctggagctaattatatttgatgttaattccttcttcagtgaggggttgtgaacaaggaatgagtcagcactcaggtgatttcctataaacctgcttcccaccttaatatgtaaaataaaggagagctgatgacccacttctgtgtttgctaggccccggcatagtctcacaagagacaactatatctgggtcctttcagcaaaatcttgctagtgtatgcaatggtgtcagcNTTTGGANGCTGATTATNGGATGGATCCCTGGNTATGGCANTCNctagatggtccatcctttcNTCNCAGCTCCAAANTNtgtctctgtaactccttccatgggtgctttgttcccaattctaagaagaggcaaagtgtccacactttggtcttcgttcttcttgagtttcatgcgtttagcaaattgtatcttatatcttgggtattctaagtttctgggctaatatccacttatctgtgagtacatattgtgtgagttcttttgtgattgggttacctcactcaggaatgatgtcctccaggtccatccatttgcctaggaatttcataaattcattctttttaatagctgagtagtactccattgtgtaaatgtaccacattttctgtatccattcctctgttgaggggcatctgggttctttccagcttctggctattataaataaggctgctatgaacatagtggaacatgagtccttcttaccagttggaacatcttctggatatatgcccaggagaggtattgcaggatcctctggtagtactatgtccaattttctgaggaactgccagcctgatttccagagtggttgtacaagcttgcaatcccaccaacaatggaggagtgttcctctttctccacatcctcgccagcatctgctatcacctgaatttttgatcttagccattctgactggtgtgaggtggaatctcagggttgtcttgacttgcatttccctgatgattaaggatgttgaacattttttcaggtgcttctctgccattcggtattcctcaggtgagaattctttgttcagttctgagccccattttttaacggggttatttgattttctggagtccaccttcttgagttctttatatatattggatattagtcccctatctgatttaggataggtaaggatcctttcccaatctgttggtggcctttttgtcttattgacagtgtcttttgccttgcagaagctttgcaattttatgaggtcccatttgtcgattctcgaccttacagcacaagccattgctgttctattcaggaatttttcccctgtatccatatcttcgagggttttccctactttctcctctataagtttcagtgtctctggttttatgtggagttccttgatccacttagatttgaccttagtacaaggagataggaatggatcaatttgcattcttctacatgataaccgccagttatgccagcatcatttgttgaaatgctgtcttttttccactggatggtttttgctcccttgtcgatcaagtgaccgtaggtgtgtggattcatttctgggtcttcaattctattccattggtctacttgtctgtcgctataccagtaccatgccgtttttatcacaattgctctgtagtaaagctttaggtcaggcatggtgattccaccagaggttcttttatccttgagaagagtttttgctatcctaggttttttgttattccagatgaaaaaatatggaacgcttcacgaatttgtgtgtcatccttgcgcaggggccatgctaatcttctttgtatatttgaatcttttttaaaagctacCTAGGTGTGCCTCTGTGTAGCTTTAGACTGTAGGGATGAAATCAAGAGAAAACTGGGACTCCCTGTTCCGAGGAGGCGGAGCCTGGCTCAGGTTTCAGCTGCAAACCATCCCTGTCCTGAAGAAGTGTGTTTTCCTTTGAGTAAAGACAGTCAGCTCCCTCTGGTGGTGACTTCAGTTTCCAGGTAAGTCCAGGGTGAACCTGAGTGACAGAGCTTGGGAACTGACATCACTGGCTTGAGGACACTGGGTCTTCCTGCCCACCATGGCTAACTCTAGAGGGCCTGCCTGCAGAGTGCCCAGGCCTAACTGAAAGCTTGCTCCAACTAACAAATTGCCTTGCTCAGTGTAATCTTATTGTCATTCCCCTGCAGGCGCAGATCCCTGGATCTGGGAGCTTTTCCTTTCACTCACTCGTGTCAAAAGAGCACAAGGCCACCACTGTGTGTCCTAGGGAACGCAGGGAGGTTTTGAAGGACTCTGCATTAGGGAGACTAAGTATGTTCTAGGTTCCGTGTGATCAGCAAGCCTGCAACGAACGAACGCTGAATTCCATGACTGCCCCTGAGCTCAGCCAAGGAAGGCGTTCACAGGCAGTATGGGCTGACCCGACTCATAAATGTGGATGCTCAGAGAAAAACACAACCACTTCAGGGGGCAGAGAGTATTCCTGGCTGTCTTGATTTTCATCACTCTAACATATTCCCCGTTGAGGAACATGTGCTCTGAAGCAACAGACTGTGGAGTTTAAGGCTCTCCCTGCCGGCTGGGCAGGCAGCAGAGAGTACGCATTGCTGTGAGGACCCAGGTTTGCTGTTCTGCGCTCACATTGGCAGGCTCCCACTCAttggtaactccagctccaaggatgctctcttctggcctctgcgggcagcaggcacacagatgatccatatacatacatgcagacaaacactcatatacataaacaaaaataaacacatctttaaaaagaaaaaagacctcCTGTCCTTTGTCCCTTGGTGCCAGTGCTCTGAGAAGACATGCAGGTGCTGCCGCCTGTGAGTTGCAGGAAACACTGCAGGCATGTCAGACGGTCGCACTGTACACTGACTTCAGCAGTGGGTAACCAAACATGTTGTTTAGTCTTCTCCAGCAGCTTAAAGCGGAAAGTCTTTAAACCCACTGCCATCTTGCCCCATCTGTGTGATATCCCATAGAACTCCATGGAAGGTTCTTGTTGGGAAAGTGCGGTTTGAGAAGCAGCCACAGCAGCGGTTCCCACAGCCTCTTCTTCCCGGGAAGAAGCTTAGCTGCCCTGCTGTCAGGATAGTCATGAGTATTCTAAAACATAGTCTTCTTTAGGACAactgaaagaaaactggaaaaaagaaagaaaacaagcagactTGAACACTGAAGCAACCTCAGACATCTCTTTATTTTGATGATATACTTTtgcaaggaaaataaatattcatgtgaACAAGAATGTATATAACTAAATAACATCAAGAAAAAATAACagtatgcattttaaaagttatgaaaTTATTATTGCTTAGAGTGGGACTAAGGGAAGTGctgaaatataacaaaaaaaataggaaaaaatgtaGATTGTCCCACTGTAAATGTTCACAAGTTTTAAATAAACAGGATTATTACAGATGAGTGTTTAAAAGGTCAGAGCCTTGCCCTCCCGGCTTTGCACCGTAAGTATGGAAAGATATACGGCAACCATAGGTCATTGGTCAACGGACCCCAAAACTCAGACATTTGGTGCACTGTGTTTTAAAAGTAGGCCTTGCTTTTCAGCTTCCTCTGCAGTTCTATGTGAAGAGTGGTAAATCagtttttacttgttttattaataaaacgTAATTTGGATATCTTGACTTGATGGTTTTGTGATTTAGCTGGGTAAACTATCTTTGTAACAAATACGTtacttataaaattttaaaaaaacccttatattataaaaagggaaaaaaaggagaggaaaaaaaagtcttttaaattcTGCCCCATATCTCAAGCTAGCAAGCCCTCCCATCTCCCAGCCTGGGCACATAGACATTTCTGTAGTCTATTCCAGGTGTGAAATTGTAAACCCAACAAGCCAGGTCTCATAGAAGCCCTTTCATTGTTCAAATAAAAGGTGGTTTATAGACAGCTTCTTGTTTGTTAAGTGGACAACGCCTCGCACCACCCTTTGCAGTTTTTAACCCGTCCTTTCTTGGAATTCCACGAAGTTCAGTGCCAGGTGCTGTGTTGCTGACTTCCCAAGGGTGTGAGTGacataaagaaacaaagtagCAATGTCTGTGGTCCGTGAAAATTCTTCTAGGAGAAAATTGCCACCAAAAGGAAGCCACAACTCACTTTCTATTCACATCCCTGCTGTCTCAATGCAGGTAAGGGCACTGCTCTGGGCCTGAAGTCCATTAGAATTGACCaacatcccctcccctcccaccaacTAGGTACCCCAGGAAGATCACTTAACCCCCTTCACAGGATCCTAtgttatagcccaggctagccttcaaatTGTGTTCTGCGAGCCTTAGTCTCCTGATTATAGGTACTATAATCTCTCTACCTCTACGCCTCACactgccctcccctctctctctccctcttctgcccctttccctccctccccctcccaactcCCTCTCCACACACTGAAATCCCTCTTTGATCTTAAAAACTCACGGAACAAGCTTCAGTTTGCCTCATCCTGAAATCCAGGCCCAGGAAACCATGTTTGGAAAGCCATGTATACTCTAATGCCTATGGATCTTCAAGATGTGGGGAGGAGCTCTAGGTAGTCAAAGCTCTAAGTCGAGAcgagacaaagtgtggatgcaGGGTaccagagggaggaaggaacccTTGTGGGGAGATAATGAATCTGAGTTATCATCCCGCACCGAGGGGGATGGAGGTGTCACCTCCCCAGGCTGATGGAGGGGCCAAGAACAAACTGAAGAAGCCACACAGACTAACTGGCTGGCTCTGAGCACCTCTTCAGGCTGGGATTTCATGGGGATCTCCTAACTCAGCCTAGCTCCATTTCACAGCTCGGCAGAGTCTCTCCAATAGTGACTGGCCTCCTGGACCCAAAGCCAGgaagacagcttttttttttttttttttttaagatttatttattttatttattgagtacattgcagctgtcttcagacacaccagaagagggcatcggatccgattatagatggttgtgagccatcatgcggttgttgggaattgaactcaggaccatctggaagaatagtcagtgctcttaaccactgagccatctctccagccccggaagACAGCTTTTGAGAAAGATCAGGCTAGGGTAGGGTAAGGCTTAGGAAAGACTCAGCACAAATGTGAAGTTAAAAGGGAGAGCATTGGTGCCCAGGTAGCCGGAAGGAGCTGCGGCCTTCAGTGGGGAAGCCACACTTCCCTGACTGTGTCCTAGACTTGTAGAATGGCTCCTCTCAGGGGCAGCACCTTTGCCTGCAACAGATTACAGACATTTTAGCCCTGTGTAAGCagagggggttttgttttgttttctagagtctcatgtagctcaggctggcctcaaacttgatgTGCAGCCAGCATTTCTCATTCTAGCATCGTTGCTTGGGGTGTCTTTAGGGACTGAATGACATACTGTCTCTGAAGGCAATTTCAGCTCTATCAGTTGAGTAGAAGTTTCTAGACTTTCAGTCAACCTGAAAGAAAGTCTGCCTTCTCAGACCTTCCTAATTTCCCTGTCCTTTCTGCCTTCCTCCCATGTCTCAGGCAGAAGAATGAGCACACTACAGACCCTTCCTATTAGGCAAGATGGGGTCAAATTCTGATGGTGGCTGGACGGAGTCTGATGGCTGTTTGTTCAGCCACAGCTGGGTCACAAGGC
Coding sequences:
- the Arl11 gene encoding ADP-ribosylation factor-like protein 11, which translates into the protein MGSVNSRGHKAEAQVVMMGLDSAGKTTILYKLKGNQLVDTLPTVGFNVEPLEAPGHVSLTLWDIGGQAQLRATWKDYLEGIDLLVYVLDSTDEARLPEAVAELKEVLEDPNMAGVPFLVLANKQEAPGALPLLEIRNRLGLEGFQKHCWELRACSALTGQGLREALQSLLHLLKSR